One stretch of Rosistilla oblonga DNA includes these proteins:
- the truD gene encoding tRNA pseudouridine(13) synthase TruD: protein MNPIDPPRLLGPSLGSVIFKSQPEDFEVEELLRFEPSGEGEHCLVWLEKRHRNTNDVASELATKLGLRKRLISHCGLKDKEAVTRQWFSLHLPGKPSPSAEDLTVEGVRVLRIVRHLRKLHRGAHDGNRFWIRLRGCEFSKEAAAARWQQMIDRGVPNYFGTQRFGRDGGNVPQALRWFKDEIQVRDRMLRGILLSAARSYLFNACVGHRVLDGTWDTPLSGDVFGFADNRSLVLPHNLHGDEADRVRQGALELTAPLWGEGELQSQAAVKAMEEQVVAAYPELLAGLAQFNLRQERRVMRLRPLSAELTWESDSTLVLRFDLPKGTYATTLLRELVDIG, encoded by the coding sequence ATGAATCCGATCGATCCTCCCCGTCTGCTGGGTCCCTCGTTGGGATCGGTGATCTTCAAGTCGCAGCCGGAGGACTTTGAGGTCGAAGAACTGCTTCGCTTCGAACCATCGGGCGAAGGGGAACATTGTCTGGTTTGGTTGGAGAAGCGGCATCGCAATACCAACGATGTCGCGTCAGAACTGGCGACCAAGCTGGGGCTGCGAAAGCGGTTGATCAGCCACTGCGGCTTGAAGGACAAAGAGGCGGTGACGCGGCAGTGGTTTAGTCTGCATCTACCCGGAAAGCCGTCGCCGTCGGCCGAGGATTTGACGGTCGAAGGGGTTCGCGTGTTGCGGATCGTGCGCCACTTGCGCAAGCTGCACCGCGGCGCGCACGATGGCAATCGCTTTTGGATCCGATTGCGAGGCTGTGAGTTCTCCAAGGAAGCCGCCGCCGCGCGATGGCAGCAGATGATCGACCGTGGCGTTCCGAACTACTTTGGCACCCAGCGGTTTGGCCGCGACGGTGGGAACGTGCCACAGGCGCTGCGATGGTTCAAGGACGAGATCCAAGTCCGCGATCGGATGCTGCGTGGGATCCTGTTGTCCGCCGCCCGCAGCTATCTGTTCAACGCCTGCGTCGGTCACCGCGTGCTCGACGGGACATGGGATACGCCGCTGTCGGGCGACGTGTTTGGGTTCGCCGACAATCGCAGCCTCGTCCTGCCGCACAATCTGCATGGCGATGAAGCCGATCGAGTACGGCAGGGAGCTCTGGAGTTAACCGCTCCGCTATGGGGCGAAGGGGAGCTGCAGAGCCAAGCCGCAGTCAAAGCGATGGAAGAGCAAGTCGTCGCTGCCTATCCCGAGCTGTTGGCCGGTTTGGCTCAGTTCAATCTGCGGCAAGAGCGGCGTGTGATGCGGCTGCGCCCACTGTCGGCGGAACTGACCTGGGAGTCCGATTCGACACTCGTGCTGCGGTTCGATCTTCCCAAAGGAACCTACGCCACGACGCTGCTGCGCGAGTTGGTCGATATTGGTTAA
- a CDS encoding YeiH family protein: MSNEPGSQPSDNDAAPDGDDTVTLPPERHSLWTDMRTAEDWWAIWCAALLLVFAFGAVWLGRPDGLAESIGMGEPLEVVSPLKAYLSKPGSWEADPLASLDGKLVGIGGVFLVLAVLCGFAMWCRGKSAAAFLAGFPIVFLLATLAYVLAGQSVLKAYNLEYALWALLVGLIISNTIGTPAFLRPAIMTEFFIKTGLVLLGAEVLMSRLLALGLPGVFVAWVVTPIVLVSTYIFGQKVLKIPSRSLNMVISADMSVCGVSAAIATAASCKAKKEELSLAIGMSLSFTVIMMVVLPAIIKATGMSPTLGGAWLGGTIDSTGAVAAAGAVLGDEALEVAATVKMIQNILIGVTAFCVAIYWVTYVERDPSAPRVGASEIWYRFPKFVLGFVAMSILFSVLYSTMTAGPELINAMIKGSTKTLRGWLFCLAFVSIGLETNFKQLLPQLKGGKPLILYVCGQTLNLCLTLLMAYLMFEVVFAPVVEQ, encoded by the coding sequence ATGAGCAACGAACCAGGTTCTCAACCATCCGACAACGATGCCGCCCCCGACGGTGATGACACGGTCACGTTGCCTCCGGAGCGCCACAGTTTATGGACCGACATGCGGACCGCCGAAGACTGGTGGGCGATTTGGTGTGCCGCACTTTTGTTGGTCTTTGCATTTGGTGCGGTCTGGCTGGGGCGGCCCGATGGGCTGGCCGAAAGCATCGGGATGGGAGAACCTTTGGAAGTCGTGAGCCCTCTGAAGGCGTACCTCTCCAAGCCGGGCTCCTGGGAAGCGGATCCGCTGGCGTCACTCGATGGCAAACTGGTCGGCATCGGCGGCGTCTTCCTCGTGCTGGCGGTCCTGTGCGGTTTCGCGATGTGGTGTCGCGGCAAATCGGCAGCCGCCTTTCTGGCAGGGTTCCCGATCGTCTTCCTGCTCGCCACGCTGGCCTACGTGCTGGCCGGGCAAAGCGTGCTCAAGGCGTACAACCTGGAATACGCGTTGTGGGCACTGCTGGTCGGATTGATCATCAGTAACACAATCGGCACTCCGGCATTTTTGCGGCCCGCGATCATGACGGAGTTCTTCATCAAGACCGGTTTGGTGCTACTGGGAGCAGAGGTATTGATGAGCCGCTTGTTGGCTCTTGGCCTGCCTGGCGTCTTTGTCGCCTGGGTCGTAACGCCAATCGTCTTGGTATCCACTTACATATTCGGCCAGAAGGTTTTGAAGATCCCATCGCGATCGTTGAACATGGTGATCTCGGCCGACATGTCGGTCTGCGGCGTCTCCGCGGCGATCGCGACCGCGGCCTCGTGCAAAGCCAAAAAGGAAGAGCTATCGCTTGCTATCGGCATGTCGCTCAGCTTCACCGTTATCATGATGGTCGTGCTGCCCGCGATCATCAAAGCGACGGGAATGAGCCCGACTCTGGGCGGTGCCTGGCTGGGCGGTACGATCGATTCGACAGGCGCGGTCGCCGCCGCCGGTGCGGTGTTGGGCGACGAAGCGTTAGAAGTTGCCGCGACGGTGAAGATGATCCAGAACATCCTGATCGGCGTGACAGCCTTTTGTGTCGCGATCTATTGGGTGACGTATGTCGAACGCGACCCGTCGGCGCCCCGCGTGGGAGCCTCGGAGATCTGGTACCGCTTCCCCAAATTTGTCCTCGGTTTCGTGGCGATGTCGATCCTCTTTTCGGTACTCTATTCGACGATGACCGCCGGCCCCGAATTGATCAACGCGATGATCAAAGGCTCGACCAAAACGCTGCGTGGCTGGCTCTTCTGCCTCGCTTTTGTCAGCATCGGGCTGGAGACCAACTTCAAGCAACTCCTTCCGCAACTCAAGGGTGGCAAGCCGTTGATCCTTTACGTCTGCGGCCAGACACTGAACCTGTGCCTGACCCTGCTGATGGCCTACCTGATGTTCGAAGTCGTCTTTGCCCCTGTGGTTGAACAATGA
- a CDS encoding DUF202 domain-containing protein, with protein sequence MSNDSVNPESQNANAQPDTGLDRTLMAEERTCSAWVRTGLASMATGLAIAKVMPNAEPRWAVTTLGMILVFVAVLSFAIGFVGYARGIKYCQPAARNAMPFWVLAVFCNLLAAAAILTASFILQDEPTSGSTPGNIHLQQPSTPL encoded by the coding sequence ATGAGCAACGATAGCGTGAATCCAGAGAGCCAGAACGCCAACGCCCAGCCCGACACCGGTTTGGATCGAACGCTGATGGCCGAAGAGCGAACCTGTTCGGCATGGGTCCGGACCGGGCTGGCATCGATGGCGACGGGGCTGGCGATTGCCAAGGTGATGCCCAACGCCGAACCGCGGTGGGCCGTTACCACCCTGGGAATGATCCTGGTCTTTGTCGCCGTCCTCTCGTTTGCGATCGGATTTGTCGGATACGCTCGCGGCATCAAATATTGCCAACCAGCGGCCCGCAACGCGATGCCGTTCTGGGTGCTGGCCGTCTTCTGCAACCTGTTGGCAGCCGCCGCGATCCTGACCGCCAGCTTCATCCTGCAAGACGAACCGACATCGGGCTCCACACCTGGAAACATTCACCTGCAACAACCATCGACACCGTTGTAA
- the aat gene encoding leucyl/phenylalanyl-tRNA--protein transferase: protein MLDAYRHGIFPWPCRWADQWFVGWHSPDPRAILPLDNVRIPKRLQRKLRAGHFRFRWNSCFDSVLEHCASVGDRKENAWLCPDLLDAISSLHRSGDAHCIEVYDRDGTLCGGLYGIAVGAAFSAESMFHLQSDASKAAVCGLVAVLRHAGFELMDIQQTSPHLLAFGAVEIDRCDYLVALQRALGKQPSWPATTEHPIPIDRIGAED from the coding sequence ATGTTGGACGCCTATCGGCACGGAATTTTCCCCTGGCCGTGCCGTTGGGCCGACCAGTGGTTTGTCGGTTGGCACAGCCCCGATCCGCGAGCGATCCTGCCGCTGGATAACGTGCGGATTCCCAAGCGATTGCAACGAAAATTGCGAGCTGGACACTTCCGTTTCCGTTGGAACAGCTGCTTCGACAGCGTGTTGGAACATTGTGCCAGCGTGGGGGATCGCAAGGAAAATGCTTGGCTGTGCCCCGATTTGCTCGACGCGATCTCGTCGCTGCATCGATCTGGCGATGCCCACTGCATCGAGGTCTACGACCGCGACGGAACCCTCTGCGGGGGACTGTATGGGATCGCCGTTGGAGCTGCGTTTTCGGCCGAATCGATGTTCCATCTGCAGAGTGATGCGTCGAAGGCGGCGGTCTGTGGACTGGTCGCGGTCTTGCGCCACGCCGGCTTTGAATTGATGGACATTCAGCAAACCTCGCCTCATTTGCTCGCCTTTGGCGCTGTCGAAATCGATCGCTGCGATTATCTTGTAGCTCTCCAGCGGGCGCTGGGCAAACAGCCGTCGTGGCCCGCGACGACCGAACATCCGATCCCCATCGACCGGATTGGCGCGGAGGATTGA
- a CDS encoding DUF1559 domain-containing protein — translation MPLLFTCPHCQTQTLVETQYAGQAGACAACGQPITVPDFQEETGSIAMEPRKSIGRPIRLIATICVAAVVVLAGGMLMFRYGVSGIAQIRANSLRGACRNNVRLIAAALNAYADDYGTYPTPMVTDAAGKPMYSWRVLILPYLGHQSLYDQFNLAEPWSSETNMALAYSRPAEYGSPAVGSNVWSEPNYMLITGPGTLFPASGPLSPRDVIDRPDQTLLVVEVARPANPMAGNELLWTQPADLDVAKMVPAINGKDGVEIGGNHEGGATAATSDGRDHFLSESLSAGEIRGLITPRGGEPLPDDLLDDWE, via the coding sequence ATGCCGCTGCTCTTTACCTGTCCCCATTGCCAAACGCAAACGCTGGTGGAAACGCAGTACGCCGGTCAAGCGGGAGCTTGCGCGGCGTGCGGTCAACCGATCACGGTTCCCGATTTTCAGGAGGAGACCGGCAGCATCGCCATGGAACCGCGGAAATCGATCGGCCGGCCGATTCGGTTGATCGCCACGATCTGTGTCGCGGCGGTCGTTGTGTTGGCGGGCGGGATGTTGATGTTTCGTTACGGCGTTTCCGGGATCGCTCAGATTCGTGCGAATTCGCTGCGCGGGGCCTGCCGCAACAACGTTCGTTTGATCGCGGCGGCGCTGAACGCGTACGCCGATGATTATGGAACCTATCCGACTCCGATGGTGACCGATGCGGCGGGGAAGCCGATGTACAGTTGGCGAGTTTTGATCCTTCCCTATCTTGGCCACCAGTCGCTGTACGATCAGTTCAATCTGGCGGAGCCGTGGAGTTCCGAGACAAACATGGCGCTCGCTTACAGTCGGCCGGCGGAGTATGGATCTCCCGCGGTGGGAAGCAATGTCTGGAGCGAGCCCAATTACATGTTGATCACCGGCCCAGGGACGCTCTTCCCCGCGTCGGGACCGCTGAGCCCACGCGATGTGATCGACCGACCCGATCAGACGTTGTTGGTCGTCGAGGTCGCGCGGCCCGCGAACCCGATGGCGGGCAACGAACTGCTGTGGACTCAGCCAGCCGATCTGGACGTCGCTAAGATGGTTCCCGCGATCAACGGGAAGGATGGCGTGGAGATCGGTGGCAATCACGAAGGAGGCGCGACGGCGGCGACTAGCGACGGACGGGATCACTTCTTGAGCGAGTCGCTGTCGGCGGGTGAGATTCGCGGCTTGATCACACCTCGCGGCGGCGAACCGCTGCCCGATGATCTTCTCGACGACTGGGAATGA
- a CDS encoding MarR family winged helix-turn-helix transcriptional regulator, with product MDDLRHELKRCQPFASVAQEAIVSLARTGDQLDNQLSQFFRPRELTFSQYNLLRILDMEDRPLTCGEIGDRLVQIVPAVTALVDRLLRRDLVTRERSEEDRRTVYVAITDAGRKLVRPASEELREFEDNLINGLKQKEQKELIRLLQLVRASMSCAAKQRAASGNRQSN from the coding sequence ATGGACGACCTGCGTCACGAATTAAAACGCTGCCAACCCTTTGCGAGCGTTGCCCAAGAGGCGATTGTCAGCCTGGCACGAACTGGCGACCAACTAGACAATCAACTGTCACAATTTTTCCGTCCTCGCGAGTTGACGTTTTCGCAATACAACCTGTTGCGAATCCTGGACATGGAAGATCGCCCGCTAACCTGTGGCGAAATCGGTGACCGGTTGGTGCAAATCGTCCCCGCCGTCACCGCGCTGGTCGACCGTTTGCTGCGCCGCGATCTCGTCACGCGCGAGCGATCCGAAGAGGACCGGCGGACCGTGTATGTCGCGATCACCGACGCGGGCAGAAAGCTTGTTCGTCCCGCCAGCGAAGAGCTTCGCGAATTTGAAGACAACTTGATCAACGGCCTCAAACAGAAGGAGCAGAAAGAACTGATCCGCTTGCTGCAATTGGTTCGCGCCAGCATGAGCTGCGCCGCCAAGCAAAGAGCGGCCAGCGGCAACCGCCAATCGAATTAA
- a CDS encoding S1C family serine protease: MNHLDFDVEPAEYSRPADAWPQSTPSPKPPKEIPPLRNQSSSPGAAQALVSLVMLGVLLLATRFLVPTLVEEIRYAWHRGELRAEYESSGEGLRNVSMNSLAQAYQMVTQRVGPSVVHIDVERDLTEQERELAVAIRRGSGMELPGDQGSGVIVDDQGFVLTNYHVIEGGSDIHVGLSDGRRVSAEVVGMDALTDIAILKIEANGLLPVRWGDSDKSEVGTPVWAVGSPFGLDRTVTFGILSGKHRATKAGTRYQDFMQSDVAVNPGNSGGPLINSAGELIGINTAIVGETYRGVSFSIPSNVAKQVYERLRSSGYVNRGWLGVALDEVPESRRHGDDPLIRGALVRGLANGSSPARNAGILPDDIIIAFNSQPVRDMGALMRMVGDTTGGSTVSMEIYRGDSTRLVDVEIGMRPDDLKR, encoded by the coding sequence ATGAATCACCTGGATTTCGACGTCGAACCGGCCGAATATTCGCGTCCCGCGGACGCCTGGCCCCAGTCTACACCTTCGCCGAAACCACCGAAAGAAATCCCTCCACTGCGGAACCAATCCTCCAGCCCCGGTGCGGCCCAAGCATTGGTCAGCCTGGTGATGCTGGGCGTTCTGCTGCTGGCCACTCGTTTCCTCGTCCCGACGCTGGTCGAAGAGATCCGTTACGCATGGCATCGAGGGGAATTGCGAGCCGAATATGAATCGAGCGGCGAGGGGCTGCGAAACGTCTCGATGAATTCGCTGGCCCAAGCCTACCAAATGGTCACCCAACGCGTTGGCCCTAGCGTCGTCCACATCGATGTCGAACGCGACCTGACCGAACAGGAACGCGAACTTGCCGTCGCCATCCGCCGTGGTTCGGGGATGGAATTGCCAGGCGATCAAGGGAGCGGCGTGATCGTCGACGACCAAGGCTTTGTCCTGACCAACTATCACGTGATCGAAGGGGGTTCGGATATCCATGTCGGCCTCAGCGACGGACGCCGCGTTTCGGCAGAGGTTGTGGGGATGGACGCGTTGACCGACATCGCGATCTTAAAAATCGAAGCCAATGGCCTACTGCCCGTTCGCTGGGGCGATAGCGATAAATCGGAAGTCGGCACGCCGGTCTGGGCCGTCGGCAGCCCCTTTGGACTCGACCGCACCGTCACCTTTGGCATCTTGAGCGGCAAGCATCGAGCGACCAAAGCGGGAACGCGGTACCAAGATTTCATGCAGAGCGACGTTGCGGTCAATCCCGGCAACAGCGGCGGCCCGTTGATCAACTCCGCTGGCGAGTTGATCGGTATCAACACAGCCATCGTCGGAGAGACCTATCGCGGAGTTAGTTTCTCGATTCCCAGCAACGTCGCCAAACAGGTCTATGAGCGGCTGAGAAGTTCGGGCTACGTCAACCGCGGCTGGCTGGGCGTGGCATTGGACGAAGTTCCCGAATCGCGACGCCACGGCGACGATCCATTGATCCGAGGCGCACTGGTGCGAGGGCTGGCTAACGGCAGCTCGCCCGCTCGCAACGCCGGCATCCTGCCCGACGACATCATCATCGCCTTCAACAGCCAACCCGTCCGCGACATGGGCGCATTGATGCGGATGGTTGGCGACACAACCGGTGGTTCCACCGTCTCGATGGAAATCTATCGCGGCGACAGCACGCGGCTGGTCGATGTCGAGATCGGAATGCGTCCGGACGATCTGAAGCGATAA
- a CDS encoding FAD/NAD(P)-binding protein, with protein MQTTAIIGGGFSGTLAAVNLARFATTPQRVVIINSGRPFGRGTAYGTTRGEHLLNVAARNMSAFPDHPSHFFDWLRSRCDYDGLSDDVLRETFIPRRIFGDYVRGLASHYLGGADPRSQVECQVVEDSAVDIQPRGENGGVVMLEHGDPIEAESVLLATGNQPPAGLPGSGKLANDRRYCGNPWTAWHENLPDDDKHIVILGTGLTAVDVIVTLRHKGWNGKITAISRNGMLPQRHFRGIAWPTSIPDDGQTRSLKELVSLIRQDCQRLRGASQNPAIAVDKLRSRTQMLWRNLSIDEKRQFLKDYAADWNVIRHRIAGPIHDAVTDSLDCGQLTILPATIESLDAGETSIEVQLAAGGDGPDRIHGDMVINCTGPKSRFSDSQIPLYRALFDRGIAKPDAMDMGIAVTDDFAVVGDDDRPSPFLYAIGPILKGTLWETIAVPELRQQAMAVVQTILKQKPIRVASPETIEYCI; from the coding sequence ATGCAAACCACAGCCATCATCGGTGGCGGCTTCAGCGGAACGCTGGCGGCCGTCAATCTCGCTCGCTTTGCCACCACGCCTCAACGCGTCGTGATCATCAACTCGGGGCGTCCGTTTGGTCGCGGCACCGCCTATGGAACCACTCGCGGCGAACATTTGTTAAACGTTGCGGCGCGGAACATGTCGGCGTTTCCCGACCACCCCAGCCACTTCTTCGATTGGTTGCGATCGCGCTGCGATTACGACGGACTCAGCGACGATGTGCTGCGAGAGACGTTTATCCCGCGGCGGATCTTCGGCGACTATGTTCGTGGGTTGGCATCGCATTATTTGGGCGGAGCCGATCCTCGCAGCCAAGTCGAGTGTCAGGTCGTCGAGGATTCAGCCGTCGACATCCAGCCGCGCGGCGAGAACGGCGGTGTGGTGATGTTGGAGCATGGCGATCCGATCGAAGCGGAGTCGGTGCTGCTGGCAACGGGCAATCAGCCGCCGGCTGGGCTGCCGGGATCGGGCAAACTGGCCAACGATCGTCGCTACTGCGGCAATCCCTGGACAGCGTGGCATGAAAACCTGCCCGACGACGACAAGCACATCGTGATCTTGGGGACTGGGCTGACCGCTGTCGACGTGATCGTGACGCTACGGCACAAAGGATGGAACGGCAAGATCACCGCGATCTCGCGGAATGGGATGCTGCCTCAGCGTCACTTCCGTGGCATCGCCTGGCCGACCTCGATCCCCGACGACGGCCAGACGCGATCGTTGAAGGAGTTGGTTAGCCTGATCCGACAGGACTGTCAGCGGTTGCGTGGTGCCAGCCAAAACCCAGCGATCGCTGTCGACAAGTTGCGCAGCCGAACGCAGATGTTGTGGCGGAATCTTTCGATCGATGAAAAACGCCAATTCTTGAAGGACTATGCGGCCGATTGGAATGTGATCCGGCATCGCATTGCCGGGCCGATCCACGACGCGGTCACCGATTCGTTGGACTGTGGGCAGTTGACGATCCTTCCCGCCACGATCGAATCGTTGGATGCGGGGGAGACGTCGATCGAAGTTCAATTGGCTGCCGGCGGCGATGGTCCCGATCGGATTCATGGCGACATGGTGATCAATTGCACCGGGCCGAAGTCGCGGTTTTCCGATTCGCAGATTCCGCTGTACCGCGCCCTGTTCGATCGCGGCATCGCCAAGCCGGATGCGATGGACATGGGAATCGCCGTCACCGATGACTTTGCGGTCGTTGGGGATGATGATCGCCCGTCGCCCTTTCTGTATGCGATCGGTCCGATCTTGAAGGGGACTCTGTGGGAAACGATCGCCGTACCCGAGCTTCGCCAGCAAGCGATGGCGGTCGTCCAAACGATTCTCAAGCAAAAACCGATTCGCGTGGCCAGTCCCGAGACGATCGAGTACTGCATCTAA